In Achromobacter pestifer, the DNA window CGCGTGGACGCGAACTACGCGCTGACCCGCGAGCACCTGTCCAAGGACTACATCTACCCCGCGCCCATGGGCGGCTCGGTCGTCAGCGACAACCGGCTGGCCCTGGACTTCAGCTATGAGCTGGATTTCTGGGGCAAGAACCGCTCGCGCCTGCAGGCGGCGGTATCGCAACAGGCCGCCGCCGCGGCCGACGCGCAGGCGGCGCGCAATCTGCTGGCAAGCGCGACGGTCCGCGCCTACCTGAACCTGCAGAACGCGTTTGCCCAGCGCGACGTGCTCGAGCGCGTGCTGGCCCAACGCGCCGATGTGCTGTCGCTGACCCAGGGCCGCTATAAGGCTGGGCTGGACACGCAGGTCGAAGTCAAGCAGGCGGAATCTTCGCTCGCCGCCGGCAAGGTGGAACTGACCCAGACCGACACCACGCTGGCGCAGTTGCGCAATCAGGTCGCCGCGCTGGCCGGCGCCGGCCCGCAGCGCGGACAACCCCTGCAACCGGTGGCGCTGACTGCGCCCGCCGGCGGCGTGCCCGCCAGCGTGCCGCTGGACCTGCTCGGCCACCGCCCCGACGTCGCCGCCGCGAAATGGCGCGCCGAGGCTGCCGGCCATGCCATCGACAGCGCCCGCGCCGAGTTCTACCCCAACGTGAACCTGGCTGCGTTCGTCGGTTTCCAAGCCATGGGCACCGGCAACCTGCTGGGCGCGGATGCCCGCATGGCCGGTTTCGGCCCGGCGGTCACGCTGCCGATCTTCCACGGCGGCGAACTCAACGCGAACCTGGCGGGCCGCCGCGCCGACGCCGACCTCGCGGTATCGGACTACAACCAGACCGTGCTGGACGCCGTGCACCAGGTGGCCGACGCGCTCGACGGACTGCGCCTGCTGGATCAGGAAAAGGCCCAGCAACGCCAGGCCCGCGAAGCCATCGACGCCGCCTATGACCTGGCGGTCAAGCGCTACAAGGCCGGCATGGGCAACTACATCTCCGTGCTCATCGCGCAGACCGGCGTGCTGACCCAGGCACGGCTGGACACCGATCTGCGCATCCGCGCCTATCAGTTGGACGCCAGCCTCGCCACTGCGCTGGGCGGCGGCTACGCCCCCGCGGCCGAGTCGGCCCCCGCCACGAACCCCACCCATTGAACGCTCCCCGGACTCAGACGTCATGACCGCAGCCACACCCGCCGCCAACCCCGCCCGCAAACGCCTGCTGCTGCTGGCCACCGGGGCCTTCACTCTCATCGCGATCGCCTACGGCATCTGGTGGGCGCTGTTCGGCGCCCACTTCGAAAGCACGGATGATGCCTACGTGCACGGCAACCTGGTGCAGATCACGCCGCAAGTGCCTGGCACGGTCGTAGCCATCGAGGCCGACGACACGGAAACCGTCGCCGCCGGCCAGCCGCTGGTGCGCCTGGATCCGGCCGACACCGACGTGGCCTTGCAGCAAGCCCAGGCCAAGCTCGCGCAAACGGTGCGCCAGGTGCGCACCATCTATGTTCAGAACGACGCCCTGGCTGCCGACGTCGACCTGCGCAACGCCGACATCCTGCGCGCCCAGGCAGAATTGACCCGCGCGCAAAGCGACGTCAACCGCCGCCAACAATTGGCCAAGTCCGGCGGCGTCAGCGGCGAAGAAATCCTGCACGCCGAAGCAGCGCTGAAGTCCGCCCAGTCCGGCCTGGCGCAAGCCCGCGCCGCGCTGGCCGCCTCGCGCGCCAAGCTGGCCACCAATCAGGCGCTGACCCAGGGAACCACGGTCGCCGACCATCCCGACGTGCAGCAGGCCGCGGCCGGCCTGCGCAACGCCTGGCTGGCGCAGTCGCGCACCGTGCTGCCCGCCCCCGTGGGCGGCGTGGTGGCGCGCCGCAGCGTGCAGGTCGGCCAGCGTGTCGCGCCCGGCTCGGCGCTGATGACGGTCGTGCCGCTGGACCAAGTGTGGATCGAAGCCAACTTCAAGGAAGGCCAGTTGCGCAAGATGCGCATCGGCCAGCCGGCCAAGATGGTGGCCGACCTGTACGGCAGCGCGGTCACCTACCACGGCACCATCGCCGGACTGGACGCCGGCACGGGCAGCGCCTTCGCCCTGCTGCCCGCCCAGAACGCCACCGGCAACTGGATCAAGGTGGTGCAGCGCGTGCCGGTGCGCATCACGCTGGATCCCGAAGACCTGAAGAAGCACCCGCTGCGCGTGGGCCTGTCGATGGACGTGGAAGTGGACGTGGGCAAGCAGGAAGGAGAACCGCTGACGCAGGCCGAACGCAAGGAGCCGGTCTGGTCGACGCGCGCCTTCGAGCCTGCCCACGATGAAGTCGACGCCATGATCAGCAAGATCATCGAGGCCAACCTCGCATCATGAGCGCAGCCAAGCAGCCCGCCGCCCCGCCGGCGCCCCCGCCTGGCGGTCACGCGCCGCTGGAAGGCGCGACCCGCATCATCGGGTCCATCGCGCTGTCCACGGCGGTGTTCATGAATGTGCTGGACACGTCGATCGCGAACGTGTCCATCCCGACCATTTCGGGCGATCTGGGCGTCAGCACCAGCCAGGGCACCTGGGTCATCACCTCGTTCGCCGTGGCCAACGCGATCACGGTGCCGCTCACGGGCTGGCTCACGCAACGCTTTGGACAGGTGCGGCTGTTCCTGATCTCCACGCTGCTGTTCGTGCTGGCTTCATGGCTGTGCGGCTTTGCGCCCTCGCTCGAAGCGCTAATCGCATTCCGCGTGCTGCAAGGCGCGGTCGCCGGCCCCATGATCCCGCTGTCGCAAGCGCTGATGCTGGCGAGCTTCCCCAAGTCCAAGGCGGGCATGGCGCTGGCGGTCTGGTCCATGACCACGCTGGTGGCGCCCGTCGCCGGGCCCTTGCTGGGCGGCTGGATCTCCGACAACTACACCTGGCCGTGGATCTTCTACATCAACGTGCCAGTGGGCCTGCTGGCCGCGTGGATCAGCTGGCGCATCTATGGCGACCGGGAATCGGTCACGCGCAAGCTGCCGATCGACAAGGTCGGCCTGGCGCTGCTGGTGGTGTGGGTAGGCGCGCTGCAGATCATGCTGGACAAGGGCAAGGAGCTGGACTGGTTCGCCAGCGGCACCATCATCGCGCTGGCCGCGACCGCCTTCGTGGCCTTCGTCTTCTTCCTGATCTGGGAACTGACCGACGCGCACCCCGTGGTCGACCTGCGCCTGTTCAAGATCCGCAATTTCACGGTCGGCGCGCTGACGCTGGCGGTGGCCTATGGCGTTTTCTTCGGCAACGTGGTGCTGCTGCCGCTGTGGCTGCAGAGCAATATGGGCTACACCGCGACCTACGCGGGACTGGTCACCGCGCCGGTGGGTCTGCTGGCCATCCTGCTGACGCCCATCGTCGGCAAGATGCTGGCCACGCGCGACCCGCGTCAGATCGCGACGGTGGCGTTCCTGATCTTCGCGCTGGTGTGCTTCATGCGCTCGGGCTTCAACACGCAGACCGATGTGCGCACGCTGATGGTCCCGACCATCATCCAGGGCGCGGCCATGGCGACGTTCTTCGTGCCGCTCACCTCGATCACGCTGTCCAGCATCGAACCGTGGCGCATTCCCGCGGCCTCTGGCCTGTCGAACTTCCTGCGCCTGACGGCGGGCGCATTCGGCACATCCATCGCCACCACGCTGTGGGAAAACCGCGCGACCATGCACCACTCGCAGCTGACCGAAGTGGCCAAGCCCGGCCAGCAGGCGTTCGACCAGACCATGGCGACGCTGCAGAACGGGCTGGGCATGACGCATCAGCAGGCCCTGACCATGGTGGACGGACTGATCAATACGCAAGCCTTCACCATGTCGGCGGTGGACGTGTTCTACGCGTCCGCCATCATCTTCCTGGCCCTGACCGGCCTGGTCTGGTTCGCCCGCCCCCGGTCGACCAAGGCGGGCGGCGGCGGAGCCGCCGAAGCGGCAGCCGGCGCCCACTGAGGCGCGGCTGGCCCGATCTCGGACGCAGCCGTCCGGGATCGGGCCGCAAAGCGCCTTATTGCTTCAGCAGGACCTGCCAGTCGGCGCGCTCCATGATGTCGGCCGGCAAGGCGCTGACAGGCGACAGGTTGAACACAGAGATGCCGCGAGCGCGCCATTGCGCGGCGGCGAAGCGGAACGACGGTTCGATCAGCTGAGAAAACTTGCGCGCCAACCTGCTCGACTGGGACGAGGTCCCTTCATCGTAGAAGCGCAAGCCATTTTGCAGCGTCAGGTCCAGCCCGTGCGCATAGACCTTGCGGGCGCCGCTGGACACCAGCACCTGCAAGGCGGCATAGGCCACGGTATCGGCGTCGAACACGCCCAACGCCACGTTGAAGCTGAATCCCATGGCCTGCTTTGCGTCCAGCAGTTGCACGTCGGGCGAGGCCGCCGCCATCCGCTGGAGCACGGCCGGCGCGGAGATGCGCTGGTAGGCCCGTTCGGAGATCAGTTCAATGACGCAAATGCGGCAGCGGATCGACTCCTGCGGGAGCCCCTGCATGATGTAGCGCAGAACCTCGGGCAAGACGTACAGGGTCAGGTCGCGCGACACGACCTCGCGCACCAGGTCGATACGCTCGCGCACGAAGTTCTGGTCGATGATGCAGTAATACTTGAACGGCAGGTCGAACTTGCGCGCCAGCATGATGGCGCCATTCACGCCCATCGCCGCCCGGATGTCGAGCCGGTCGTAAGGTATCTGCGCGACCGACGGGCCGCTCAGGATCAGATGTACTTCCTGGTCGGCAGAATCGTACCCTTGGGCCAGCGGCGTGACTGGCTGCGGCCGACCAAAGGCGCGAAAGCCGCAGATGGCGCCTGACCTATCCCTGCGGATCCGGACGAAAGGCCACAAGTGCTGGTTATGTCTCTGCGTGCGCGACCGGAGCACCCGGAACAGCTTGCGCGCGAATCGGTCGGCCCGCCCGCTACCCACGTGGGCAGCGGGGAAGGAGAAGCCAGATTCGTCCATTGACTAGCCGAAGGTCTGGCGAGGACTGGCCTCAGCCCGCGGCGATCAGCGCGGCTATCGCGCTGCCGACGTCGGCGGTGGAGGCGGTGCCCTTCATGTCCCGGGTACGCGGACCTTCCGCCAGGACGGTTTCGATGGCCTTGACGACCGCCGCCGAAGCGTCCGGATAGCCCAGGAAATCCAGCATCAGCGCGCCGCTCCAGATCTGGCCGATCGGGTTGGCGATGCCCTTGCCGTAGATGTCCGGCGCCGAACCGTGCACCGGTTCGAACAGCGACGGGAACTTGCGCTCGGGGTTCAGGTTGGCCGAAGGCGCGATGCCGATCGTGCCGGTGCAGGCCGGCCCCAGGTCGGACAGGATATCGCCGAACAGGTTGGAAGCCACCACCACATCGAACCAGTCGGGATGCTGCACGAAATGGGCGCACAGGATGTCGATGTGATACTTGTCCCAGCGCACGTCCGGGTACTTTTCGCCCATCTCGGCCACGCGTTCGTCCCACCAGGGCATCGAAATCGAAATACCGTTGGACTTGGTGGCCGCCGTCAGGTGCTTGCCGCGCTTCTGCGCCAGTTCGAAGGCGAACTTGAGGACGCGGTCGGCGCCGATGCGCGTGAAGACGCTTTCCTGGATGACCACTTCGCGCTCGGTGCCCGCGAACAGGCGGCCGCCGCTATTGGAGTATTCGCCTTCGGTGTTCTCGCGCACGATGAAGAAGTCGATCTCGCCGGGCTGGCGGTCCTTCAGCGGGGAAGGCACGCCAGGCATCAGGCGCACCGGGCGCAGGTTGATGTACTGATCGAACTCGCGGCGGAACTTGAACAGCGAGCCCCACAGCGCTTCGTGGTCAGGCACCGTGGCGGGCCAGCCGATGGAACCGAAGAAAATCGCTTCGTGCTGGCCGATCTGCGCCTGCCAGTCGTCCGGCATCATCTTGCCGTGCTTGGCGTAATAGTCGCAGCTCCAGTCGAAATGGTCCCACTGAAAATCGATGCCGAATCGCGTTGCGACCGCGTCCAGCACCTTCAAGCCCTCGGGCACGACTTCCTTGCCGATGCCGTCTCCAGGAATCACCGCAATCTTGTGTTTCTTTGCCACCACGTCTTCCTCTGTTTTGCTTTGATATACCGCCCGGCATCGCAGGCAGGAATGCCGCGGCGCAGTAATTGGATCGTTGCAGAAATATACGCGCCGCTGCTCGTGTTGCCAAAGAGCAGGACGAGCCGCCACCTAGCGGCCGGACTCCATGAAACTCAGCGCCTGCCCTTGGACCCCAGCAGGGATCCCAGGATGCCCCGGGTCAATTCGCGCGCGATCGACCGGACCGTGCTCTTGGCCATGGTCTGTACCACGCCGTCGCGCTTGCCGCCGCGCGGGCCCGTCGACCCGAACAGGACTTCATTCAGGCTGTCCATGAGACCGCCACCCGACTCTTCCGCGGCGCCCTTGCCTTCAGGCTGCGCGGAACCGTTCTTCGCCGCGCCGGCCTGGTCCACAGGCTTGGCCGCGCGCCCGGCCAGCACTTCATAGGCGGATTCGCGGTCGATGGATTTCTCATACTTCGGCGCCAGCGGACTGCCCTGGCGCAGCGCTTGCCGCTCGGCATCGGTCGCCGGGCCGATCCGGCTGGCCGGCGGCACGATGTAGGCGCGCTCGGTCGGCATCGGCCGTCCCTTGGCATCCAGCAAGGAAATCAGCGCCTCGCCCACGCCCAGCTCGGTGATGGCGGCCTCGATGTCCAGCCCGGGATTGGGACGCATCGTCTGGGCCGCCGTCTTCACGGCCTTCTGGTCGCGCGGCGTGAACGCCCGCAAGGCGTGCTGGACGCGGTTGCCCAACTGCCCCAGCACGGTGTCGGGAATATCCAGCGGATTCTGGGTCACGAAATAGACGCCCACGCCCTTGGAGCGGACCAGGCGCACCACCTGCTCGATCTTGTTCAGCAGCGCAGGCGGTGCGTCATTGAACAGCAAGTGGGCTTCGTCGAAGAAAAACACCAGCTTGGGCTGGTCCATGTCGCCGACTTCGGGCAGCTTCTCGTACAGGTCCGCCAGCAGCCACAACAGGAAGATGGCATACAGGCGCGGCGCCTGCATCAGCTTGTCGGCGGCCAGCACGTTGACCATGCCGCGGCCCTGCGCGTCCGTGCGCATCAGGTCGGCCACGTCGAGCATGGGTTCGCCGAAGAATTTCTCCGCGCCCTGCGACTCCAGCGCCAGCAGTCCGCGCTGGATGGCGCCGATGCTGGCGGAAGACACGTTGCCATATCGCGTCTTCAGTTCCGAGGCGCGGTCGGCAACGTTCTGCAGCATGGCGCGCAGGTCCTTCAGGTCCAGCAGCAGCTGGCCTTCGTCGTCGGCGACCTTGAAGACCAGCGTCAGCACGCCTTCCTGCGTGTCGTTCAATTCCAGGATGCGGGACAGCAGCAGCGGCCCCATGTCCGACACGGTGGCCCGCACCGGCAGCCCCTGCTCGGCAAACACGTCCCACAGCGTGACGGGGCTGGCCGCCCAGGCCGGTTCGCTCAGGCCCAGGTTCTTCAGGCGTTCCAGCAGCTTGGGCGTGGCCGCGCCAGCCTGGGAAATGCCGGTAAGGTCGCCCTTGACGTCGGCCATGAACACCGGCGTGCCGATACGGGAGAAGGATTCAGCCAGGACCTGCAGGGTGACGGTCTTGCCGGTACCCGTGGCCCCGGTAATGCAGCCGTGGCGATTGGCCAGGGCAGGCAGCAACGCCAACTCGGTCTGTGCATTCTTGGCGACGACGATGGGGTTGGGCATGTGCAGCTCTCCGGACCAGGGAATCAGATGGATGCCCAAGTGTAGAGCCTGCCGCGCCGCTTGTGCGCGTGGCAATATGGACACATGCGGTCCGCCCCCGGGCGCGCCGGGCGCCGGCACGGTAAAATGCCATCTTTGCAGACAATTTACCCTGGGAAGCCATGGCCGGACACAGCAAATGGGCCAATATTCAGCACCGCAAAGGGCGCCAAGACGCCAAGCGCGGAAAGCTGTGGACCAAGATCATTCGTGAAATCACCGTGGCGGCGCGTGCCGGCGGCCCTGACCCGGACAGCAACCCGCGCTTGCGCATGGCCTGGGACAAGGCCACCGACGCCAACATGCCCAAGGACAACATCCAGCGCGCCATCCAGCGCGGCGCGGGTGGCGCCGACGGCGACGCCTACGAGGAAGTCCGCTACGAAGGCTACGGCATCGGCGGCGCGGCCGTGATCGTCGACTGCATGACCGACAACCGCACCCGCACCGTGGCCGAAGTGCGCCACGCCTTCGCCAAGAACGGCGGCAACCTGGGCCAGGAAGGCTCGGTCGCCTTCATGTTCAAGCACTGCGGCCAGTTCGTGTTCGCCCCCGGCACCTCCGAAGACAAGGTCATGGAAACCGCCCTTGAAGCCGGCGCCGAAGACGTGACGACCGACGAGGAAGG includes these proteins:
- a CDS encoding tartrate dehydrogenase, with protein sequence MAKKHKIAVIPGDGIGKEVVPEGLKVLDAVATRFGIDFQWDHFDWSCDYYAKHGKMMPDDWQAQIGQHEAIFFGSIGWPATVPDHEALWGSLFKFRREFDQYINLRPVRLMPGVPSPLKDRQPGEIDFFIVRENTEGEYSNSGGRLFAGTEREVVIQESVFTRIGADRVLKFAFELAQKRGKHLTAATKSNGISISMPWWDERVAEMGEKYPDVRWDKYHIDILCAHFVQHPDWFDVVVASNLFGDILSDLGPACTGTIGIAPSANLNPERKFPSLFEPVHGSAPDIYGKGIANPIGQIWSGALMLDFLGYPDASAAVVKAIETVLAEGPRTRDMKGTASTADVGSAIAALIAAG
- a CDS encoding YebC/PmpR family DNA-binding transcriptional regulator; translated protein: MAGHSKWANIQHRKGRQDAKRGKLWTKIIREITVAARAGGPDPDSNPRLRMAWDKATDANMPKDNIQRAIQRGAGGADGDAYEEVRYEGYGIGGAAVIVDCMTDNRTRTVAEVRHAFAKNGGNLGQEGSVAFMFKHCGQFVFAPGTSEDKVMETALEAGAEDVTTDEEGVVEVVCAPADYAAVRSAFDAAGLKAEVDGIVMKALNETELAGEDAIKMQKLLDALEGLDDVQEVYTNVVFDEAQ
- a CDS encoding DHA2 family efflux MFS transporter permease subunit codes for the protein MSAAKQPAAPPAPPPGGHAPLEGATRIIGSIALSTAVFMNVLDTSIANVSIPTISGDLGVSTSQGTWVITSFAVANAITVPLTGWLTQRFGQVRLFLISTLLFVLASWLCGFAPSLEALIAFRVLQGAVAGPMIPLSQALMLASFPKSKAGMALAVWSMTTLVAPVAGPLLGGWISDNYTWPWIFYINVPVGLLAAWISWRIYGDRESVTRKLPIDKVGLALLVVWVGALQIMLDKGKELDWFASGTIIALAATAFVAFVFFLIWELTDAHPVVDLRLFKIRNFTVGALTLAVAYGVFFGNVVLLPLWLQSNMGYTATYAGLVTAPVGLLAILLTPIVGKMLATRDPRQIATVAFLIFALVCFMRSGFNTQTDVRTLMVPTIIQGAAMATFFVPLTSITLSSIEPWRIPAASGLSNFLRLTAGAFGTSIATTLWENRATMHHSQLTEVAKPGQQAFDQTMATLQNGLGMTHQQALTMVDGLINTQAFTMSAVDVFYASAIIFLALTGLVWFARPRSTKAGGGGAAEAAAGAH
- a CDS encoding efflux transporter outer membrane subunit; protein product: MKRLLTTVLVLALSGCALMEPGSEPVAALDGAKLGLTNQDTAWPETQWWLRYGDPQLNALLDEALANNPSMSAAQARLAKANAAVGIARAPLLPRVDANYALTREHLSKDYIYPAPMGGSVVSDNRLALDFSYELDFWGKNRSRLQAAVSQQAAAAADAQAARNLLASATVRAYLNLQNAFAQRDVLERVLAQRADVLSLTQGRYKAGLDTQVEVKQAESSLAAGKVELTQTDTTLAQLRNQVAALAGAGPQRGQPLQPVALTAPAGGVPASVPLDLLGHRPDVAAAKWRAEAAGHAIDSARAEFYPNVNLAAFVGFQAMGTGNLLGADARMAGFGPAVTLPIFHGGELNANLAGRRADADLAVSDYNQTVLDAVHQVADALDGLRLLDQEKAQQRQAREAIDAAYDLAVKRYKAGMGNYISVLIAQTGVLTQARLDTDLRIRAYQLDASLATALGGGYAPAAESAPATNPTH
- a CDS encoding helicase HerA-like C-terminal domain-containing protein, with the translated sequence MPNPIVVAKNAQTELALLPALANRHGCITGATGTGKTVTLQVLAESFSRIGTPVFMADVKGDLTGISQAGAATPKLLERLKNLGLSEPAWAASPVTLWDVFAEQGLPVRATVSDMGPLLLSRILELNDTQEGVLTLVFKVADDEGQLLLDLKDLRAMLQNVADRASELKTRYGNVSSASIGAIQRGLLALESQGAEKFFGEPMLDVADLMRTDAQGRGMVNVLAADKLMQAPRLYAIFLLWLLADLYEKLPEVGDMDQPKLVFFFDEAHLLFNDAPPALLNKIEQVVRLVRSKGVGVYFVTQNPLDIPDTVLGQLGNRVQHALRAFTPRDQKAVKTAAQTMRPNPGLDIEAAITELGVGEALISLLDAKGRPMPTERAYIVPPASRIGPATDAERQALRQGSPLAPKYEKSIDRESAYEVLAGRAAKPVDQAGAAKNGSAQPEGKGAAEESGGGLMDSLNEVLFGSTGPRGGKRDGVVQTMAKSTVRSIARELTRGILGSLLGSKGRR
- a CDS encoding HlyD family secretion protein, which produces MTAATPAANPARKRLLLLATGAFTLIAIAYGIWWALFGAHFESTDDAYVHGNLVQITPQVPGTVVAIEADDTETVAAGQPLVRLDPADTDVALQQAQAKLAQTVRQVRTIYVQNDALAADVDLRNADILRAQAELTRAQSDVNRRQQLAKSGGVSGEEILHAEAALKSAQSGLAQARAALAASRAKLATNQALTQGTTVADHPDVQQAAAGLRNAWLAQSRTVLPAPVGGVVARRSVQVGQRVAPGSALMTVVPLDQVWIEANFKEGQLRKMRIGQPAKMVADLYGSAVTYHGTIAGLDAGTGSAFALLPAQNATGNWIKVVQRVPVRITLDPEDLKKHPLRVGLSMDVEVDVGKQEGEPLTQAERKEPVWSTRAFEPAHDEVDAMISKIIEANLAS